The Manis javanica isolate MJ-LG chromosome 4, MJ_LKY, whole genome shotgun sequence genome contains a region encoding:
- the MATN1 gene encoding cartilage matrix protein isoform X1, whose product MRATSGTSLVLCGLLVLLQAPRTLGLTPQTRGQLCRPRPTDLVFVVDSSRSVRPVEFEKVKVFLSQVIESLDVGPNATRVGLVNYASTVKQEFPLRAHGSKAALLQAVRHIQPLSTGTMTGLAVQFAITKVFSDTQGRRTRSPDIRKVALVVTDGRPQDSVRDVSERAQASGIELFAIGVGRVDKATLRKIASAPQDEHVDYVESYSVIEKLSKKFQEAFCVVSDLCATGDHDCEQMCLSIPGSYTCACREGFTLNADGKTCNVCSSGEGSSATDLVFLIDGSKSVRPENFELVKKFISQIVDTLDVSDKAAQVGLVQYSSSVRQEFPLGRFHTKKDIKAAVRNMSYMEKGTMTGAALKYLIDKSFTLSSGARPGAQKVGIVFTDGRSQDYINDAARKAKDLGFKMFAVGVGNAVEDELREIASDPVAEHYFYTADYKTINQIGRKLQKKICVEEDPCACESIVKFQTEVEGLLQALTRKLEAVSKRLAVLENGVV is encoded by the exons ATGAGGGCCACCTCTGGCACCAGCCTTGTGCTCTGCGGCCTGCTGGTGCTGCTCCAGGCCCCACGAACACTTGGCCTCACCCCCCAAACCAGAG GGCAGCTCTGCCGGCCCCGGCCCACAGACCTGGTGTTTGTTGTCGACAGCTCGCGCAGCGTGCGGCCTGTGGAGTTTGAGAAGGTGAAGGTGTTCCTGTCCCAGGTCATCGAGTCTCTGGACGTGGGGCCCAATGCCACGCGGGTGGGCCTGGTCAACTATGCCAGCACTGTCAAGCAGGAGTTCCCACTGCGGGCCCATGGCTCCAAGGCCGCTCTGCTGCAGGCTGTGCGCCACATCCAGCCGCTGTCCACGGGAACCATGACCGGTCTGGCTGTCCAGTTTGCCATCACCAAGGTCTTCAGCGATACCCAGGGCAGACGCACCCGGTCTCCTGACATCCGCAAG GTGGCCCTCGTGGTGACTGACGGGAGGCCTCAGGACAGCGTGCGGGACGTGTCTGAGCGGGCCCAGGCCAGCGGCATCGAGCTGTTCGCCATCGGCGTGGGCCGCGTGGACAAGGCCACGCTGCGGAAGATCGCCAGCGCGCCGCAGGACGAGCACGTCGACTACGTGGAGAGCTACAGCGTCATCGAGAAGCTGTCCAAGAAGTTCCAGGAGGCCTTCTGCG TGGTGTCAGACCTATGTGCCACAGGAGACCACGACTGTGAGCAGATGTGCCTCAGCATCCCAGGCTCCTACACCTGTGCCTGCCGAGAGGGCTTCACCTTGAACGCTGACGGCAAGACCTGCAATG TCTGCAGCAGTGGCGAGGGCAGTTCAGCCACTGACCTGGTCTTCCTCATTGATGGCTCCAAAAGCGTGCGGCCGGAGAACTTTGAGCTGGTGAAGAAGTTCATCAGTCAAATTGTGGATACGCTGGACGTGTCGGATAAAGCTGCGCAGGTGGGGCTGGTCCAGTACTCGAGCTCTGTGCGCCAGGAGTTCCCGCTGGGTCGCTTCCACACCAAGAAGGACATCAAGGCGGCTGTGCGGAACATGTCCTACATGGAGAAGGGCACCATGACGGGGGCTGCCCTCAAGTACCTCATTGACAAGTCCTTCACTCTGTCCAGCGGTGCTAGGCCTGGTGCCCAGAAGGTGGGCATTGTCTTCACTGACGGCCGGAGCCAGGACTACATTAATGATGCTGCCAGGAAGGCCAAGGACCTTG GCTTTaagatgtttgctgtgggtgtgggCAACGCCGTGGAGGACGAGCTGAGGGAAATTGCCTCAGACCCCGTGGCAGAGCATTACTTCTACACAGCTGACTATAAGACCATCAACCAGATCGGCAGGAAGTTGCAGAAGAAGATCTGTGTGG AGGAAGACCCATGTGCCTGTGAGTCCATTGTGAAATTCCAGACCGAAGTGGAGGGGCTGCTGCAGGCCCTGACGAGGAAAC TGGAAGCTGTGAGTAAGCGGCTGGCTGTCCTGGAGAATGGAGTCGTTTAA
- the MATN1 gene encoding cartilage matrix protein isoform X2, protein MEKRGGEETGWHCSSRSVRPVEFEKVKVFLSQVIESLDVGPNATRVGLVNYASTVKQEFPLRAHGSKAALLQAVRHIQPLSTGTMTGLAVQFAITKVFSDTQGRRTRSPDIRKVALVVTDGRPQDSVRDVSERAQASGIELFAIGVGRVDKATLRKIASAPQDEHVDYVESYSVIEKLSKKFQEAFCVVSDLCATGDHDCEQMCLSIPGSYTCACREGFTLNADGKTCNVCSSGEGSSATDLVFLIDGSKSVRPENFELVKKFISQIVDTLDVSDKAAQVGLVQYSSSVRQEFPLGRFHTKKDIKAAVRNMSYMEKGTMTGAALKYLIDKSFTLSSGARPGAQKVGIVFTDGRSQDYINDAARKAKDLGFKMFAVGVGNAVEDELREIASDPVAEHYFYTADYKTINQIGRKLQKKICVEEDPCACESIVKFQTEVEGLLQALTRKLEAVSKRLAVLENGVV, encoded by the exons ATGGAGAAGCGTGGCGGTGAGGAAACGGGCTGGCACTGCAG CTCGCGCAGCGTGCGGCCTGTGGAGTTTGAGAAGGTGAAGGTGTTCCTGTCCCAGGTCATCGAGTCTCTGGACGTGGGGCCCAATGCCACGCGGGTGGGCCTGGTCAACTATGCCAGCACTGTCAAGCAGGAGTTCCCACTGCGGGCCCATGGCTCCAAGGCCGCTCTGCTGCAGGCTGTGCGCCACATCCAGCCGCTGTCCACGGGAACCATGACCGGTCTGGCTGTCCAGTTTGCCATCACCAAGGTCTTCAGCGATACCCAGGGCAGACGCACCCGGTCTCCTGACATCCGCAAG GTGGCCCTCGTGGTGACTGACGGGAGGCCTCAGGACAGCGTGCGGGACGTGTCTGAGCGGGCCCAGGCCAGCGGCATCGAGCTGTTCGCCATCGGCGTGGGCCGCGTGGACAAGGCCACGCTGCGGAAGATCGCCAGCGCGCCGCAGGACGAGCACGTCGACTACGTGGAGAGCTACAGCGTCATCGAGAAGCTGTCCAAGAAGTTCCAGGAGGCCTTCTGCG TGGTGTCAGACCTATGTGCCACAGGAGACCACGACTGTGAGCAGATGTGCCTCAGCATCCCAGGCTCCTACACCTGTGCCTGCCGAGAGGGCTTCACCTTGAACGCTGACGGCAAGACCTGCAATG TCTGCAGCAGTGGCGAGGGCAGTTCAGCCACTGACCTGGTCTTCCTCATTGATGGCTCCAAAAGCGTGCGGCCGGAGAACTTTGAGCTGGTGAAGAAGTTCATCAGTCAAATTGTGGATACGCTGGACGTGTCGGATAAAGCTGCGCAGGTGGGGCTGGTCCAGTACTCGAGCTCTGTGCGCCAGGAGTTCCCGCTGGGTCGCTTCCACACCAAGAAGGACATCAAGGCGGCTGTGCGGAACATGTCCTACATGGAGAAGGGCACCATGACGGGGGCTGCCCTCAAGTACCTCATTGACAAGTCCTTCACTCTGTCCAGCGGTGCTAGGCCTGGTGCCCAGAAGGTGGGCATTGTCTTCACTGACGGCCGGAGCCAGGACTACATTAATGATGCTGCCAGGAAGGCCAAGGACCTTG GCTTTaagatgtttgctgtgggtgtgggCAACGCCGTGGAGGACGAGCTGAGGGAAATTGCCTCAGACCCCGTGGCAGAGCATTACTTCTACACAGCTGACTATAAGACCATCAACCAGATCGGCAGGAAGTTGCAGAAGAAGATCTGTGTGG AGGAAGACCCATGTGCCTGTGAGTCCATTGTGAAATTCCAGACCGAAGTGGAGGGGCTGCTGCAGGCCCTGACGAGGAAAC TGGAAGCTGTGAGTAAGCGGCTGGCTGTCCTGGAGAATGGAGTCGTTTAA